From Methanocella paludicola SANAE, a single genomic window includes:
- the ilvD gene encoding dihydroxy-acid dehydratase, producing MRSDTVKKGIARTPHRALLKAVGVTDKDFDRPFIGVANAWNDIVPGHKHLRELAEKIKQGIREAGGVPFEFGVIGICDGIAMGHEGMFYSLPSREVVADSIELMTESHRFDGIVMLGSCDKIVPGMLMASLRINIPCIIVTGGPMEPGRLDGKDLTLITSFEGVGSVGAGKMTEAELKRIEDACCPGCGSCQGLYTANTMACMTEALGLSLSGCATAHATSAAKSRIALESGRRVVELVNKGIKPLDIVSRDSFVNAIRVDQAIGGSTNTVLHLMAIAIEGGIDLKLDDFDHISGETPHICHMGPAGPYTMKDLDEAGGIPAVMGRLEGMLHDVPTVNGTSLLSIARAAKVLNPEVIHPLSSPVHKTGGITIMYGNLAPEGAVVKSGAVSEKMLKFSGKAKVFDSEDECNEAILARRIVAGDVVVIRYIGPRGGPGMPEMLGPTSAIAGMGLSESVALITDGRFSGGTRGPCIGHVTPEAADGGMIGLLKDGDVIAIDIPGKRVDAKLSPEEIEARKRAFTPKKKQLKGYLARYARNVTNASLGGLIR from the coding sequence ATGAGGAGCGATACGGTAAAGAAGGGCATCGCCAGGACGCCCCATAGGGCGCTCCTGAAGGCGGTCGGCGTGACCGACAAGGATTTTGACAGGCCGTTCATCGGCGTGGCCAACGCGTGGAACGACATCGTCCCGGGCCACAAGCACTTACGCGAGCTTGCGGAAAAGATCAAGCAGGGCATCCGCGAGGCGGGAGGCGTGCCTTTTGAATTTGGCGTCATCGGCATCTGCGACGGCATCGCCATGGGCCACGAGGGCATGTTCTACTCGCTCCCGTCCAGGGAGGTCGTGGCCGACTCCATCGAGCTCATGACGGAGTCCCACCGGTTCGACGGCATCGTCATGCTGGGCAGCTGCGACAAGATCGTCCCGGGCATGCTCATGGCCTCGCTGCGTATCAACATCCCGTGCATCATCGTCACCGGCGGGCCCATGGAGCCCGGGCGGCTCGATGGAAAGGACCTGACCCTTATTACTTCGTTCGAGGGCGTCGGGAGCGTCGGTGCCGGGAAGATGACCGAGGCAGAGCTGAAGCGCATCGAGGACGCCTGCTGCCCCGGGTGCGGGAGCTGCCAGGGCCTCTACACTGCCAACACCATGGCCTGCATGACCGAGGCCCTGGGCCTGTCGCTCTCTGGCTGCGCGACCGCCCACGCGACCAGCGCCGCCAAGTCCCGCATAGCGCTGGAGAGCGGCCGGCGCGTTGTCGAGCTCGTGAATAAGGGCATAAAGCCCCTTGACATCGTATCCCGGGACTCCTTCGTCAACGCCATCAGGGTGGACCAGGCCATCGGCGGCTCCACGAACACGGTCCTGCACCTCATGGCCATCGCCATCGAGGGGGGCATCGACCTGAAGCTTGACGACTTCGACCACATCAGCGGCGAGACCCCTCATATCTGTCACATGGGCCCGGCGGGCCCCTATACCATGAAGGACCTGGACGAGGCGGGCGGCATACCGGCCGTAATGGGGCGCCTCGAGGGCATGCTCCACGACGTGCCGACGGTCAACGGCACCTCGCTCTTATCCATTGCAAGGGCTGCAAAAGTGCTTAACCCGGAAGTCATCCATCCGCTTAGCTCGCCGGTCCATAAGACGGGGGGGATCACGATCATGTACGGCAACCTGGCGCCGGAAGGCGCTGTCGTGAAGAGCGGCGCCGTGAGCGAGAAGATGCTCAAGTTCAGTGGAAAGGCGAAGGTCTTCGACTCCGAGGACGAGTGCAACGAGGCCATCCTGGCCCGGCGCATCGTGGCAGGCGACGTGGTCGTCATCAGGTACATCGGGCCGAGGGGAGGCCCGGGCATGCCGGAGATGCTGGGCCCCACGTCGGCCATCGCGGGCATGGGCCTGTCAGAGTCGGTCGCGCTCATCACCGACGGTCGCTTCTCCGGAGGCACCAGGGGCCCCTGCATAGGCCACGTCACCCCCGAGGCCGCCGACGGCGGCATGATCGGCCTGCTGAAGGACGGCGACGTCATCGCTATCGACATACCCGGAAAACGGGTTGACGCAAAGCTGTCGCCCGAAGAAATAGAAGCCCGAAAAAGGGCGTTCACGCCCAAAAAGAAACAGCTGAAAGGCTATCTGGCCCGGTACGCGAGGAACGTCACGAACGCCTCGCTGGGAGGCCTGATCCGCTAG
- a CDS encoding response regulator — protein sequence MLKVAIVDDEPDLQRLYKLALASHGYEITFVANDGTDAVEKNRENPSQIIIMDHRMPTKNGVEATREILADYPDTGIIFVSADEAVEKEARESGAKRFLKKPISLKDLIFNIEEVAKELGL from the coding sequence CTGTTAAAGGTAGCCATCGTTGACGACGAGCCGGATCTGCAAAGGCTATATAAGTTAGCCCTCGCTTCGCATGGATATGAAATTACTTTTGTCGCGAACGACGGCACGGACGCGGTGGAAAAGAACCGCGAGAACCCCTCGCAGATCATCATCATGGATCACCGGATGCCCACGAAGAACGGCGTCGAGGCCACCAGGGAGATACTGGCCGATTACCCGGACACGGGCATCATTTTCGTCTCTGCTGACGAGGCAGTGGAGAAAGAGGCCAGGGAATCGGGCGCGAAGCGGTTTCTAAAGAAGCCCATTTCCCTGAAAGACCTTATTTTTAATATCGAAGAGGTCGCGAAGGAGCTCGGCCTTTAG
- a CDS encoding MarC family protein has translation MAFDIALTGTLFIHALVGVFVIVNPFGNVPLFISLTQKFTAVERRNAIAKSVVIATAILLVFALIGKFLFDLLNVTLDSLRIAGGLLLLAIAFDMLMGRSPASKIDPDEERESVAVTPMATPLLAGPGAMATVMILMNEAGTTIEKGSIMIAILIAMAAAFLIVINCDWVYGAIKKDGARVLTKIMGIVLATIAVEMMVNGLLHAFPVLGA, from the coding sequence ATGGCATTCGACATAGCGCTGACAGGCACGCTCTTCATCCATGCGTTAGTGGGCGTCTTTGTCATCGTCAACCCGTTCGGCAACGTGCCCCTGTTCATATCGCTCACGCAGAAGTTCACGGCCGTCGAGCGCCGGAACGCCATCGCGAAGTCCGTGGTCATCGCCACGGCGATCCTGCTCGTGTTCGCCCTCATCGGAAAGTTCCTTTTCGACCTTCTCAACGTCACGCTGGACTCGCTGCGCATCGCGGGCGGTTTGTTGTTACTGGCGATCGCCTTCGATATGCTCATGGGCCGCAGCCCTGCCTCGAAGATCGACCCCGACGAGGAGAGGGAATCCGTCGCGGTGACGCCCATGGCCACGCCGCTTCTTGCCGGGCCGGGCGCCATGGCCACTGTGATGATATTGATGAACGAGGCGGGAACTACTATCGAAAAAGGCTCCATCATGATCGCCATACTGATCGCCATGGCCGCCGCGTTTTTAATAGTTATAAACTGCGACTGGGTGTACGGGGCCATAAAGAAGGACGGGGCCCGCGTGCTCACGAAGATCATGGGTATCGTGCTCGCCACCATCGCCGTGGAAATGATGGTGAACGGGCTGCTCCACGCTTTTCCAGTATTAGGGGCGTAA
- a CDS encoding DUF2111 domain-containing protein has product MNRICISEDSSADDLVEVAMCVHRLFGLPVTARSKNRPGVRIEDGRVVSKSHTGPVLERVIAENRVIQERPASGVYEGIPVIVAPVDVGGKAVAAIGVVDVTGSLDLKSLMDQYSSLQKQVGDR; this is encoded by the coding sequence ATGAATCGTATCTGTATTTCTGAAGACTCATCCGCCGACGACCTCGTGGAAGTCGCCATGTGCGTCCACCGCCTGTTCGGCCTCCCAGTCACCGCCCGCAGCAAGAACAGGCCGGGGGTCCGCATCGAGGACGGCCGCGTCGTGTCGAAGTCCCATACCGGCCCCGTGCTTGAGCGGGTCATTGCCGAGAATAGGGTGATCCAGGAGCGCCCGGCTTCGGGAGTCTACGAGGGCATTCCCGTCATCGTGGCGCCCGTCGACGTGGGAGGTAAGGCCGTGGCGGCCATCGGCGTGGTGGACGTGACCGGCTCGCTCGACCTCAAGTCGCTCATGGACCAGTACTCCAGCCTGCAGAAGCAGGTCGGTGACCGTTAA
- a CDS encoding ubiquitin-like small modifier protein 1, producing MKINVRLFANFREAVGKKDLSLSLNGDTVMAAVLGLIALYPALGPLMLHDGGLKPYVNVLVNGKKAGTTDKIKEGDELAIFPPVSGG from the coding sequence ATGAAGATCAACGTTAGACTTTTTGCTAATTTCCGTGAGGCCGTGGGCAAGAAGGACCTGTCTTTATCCCTGAATGGCGATACCGTCATGGCCGCCGTCCTCGGCCTGATCGCCCTCTATCCCGCCCTGGGGCCTCTGATGCTGCACGACGGGGGCCTGAAGCCCTACGTGAACGTCCTCGTCAACGGTAAAAAGGCCGGGACCACGGATAAGATAAAAGAGGGCGACGAGCTGGCCATCTTCCCGCCCGTGTCAGGCGGCTAG
- the rpiA gene encoding ribose-5-phosphate isomerase RpiA: protein MKDHSGSDLARKNAAVKACELVEDGMAVGLGTGSTTAYAIRELGRRVDEGLDIVGVPTSYASEALAIECNIPLSTLAECPELDIDIDGADQVDSSLNVIKGGGAAHTKEKIVSCSSKMFAVVIDGNKLKDVLNRGVPIEVLPYARRLVEKKIAGLGGKCTVRTGSGKDGPTISDNGNFIMDCDFGVINKPAALAEALAQIPGLVEHGIFTNADFVYVGYEDRVERLERKK, encoded by the coding sequence ATGAAGGACCATTCGGGCAGCGACCTTGCGAGGAAGAACGCCGCCGTAAAGGCGTGCGAGCTGGTGGAGGACGGGATGGCGGTGGGCCTGGGGACGGGCTCCACGACGGCCTACGCGATCAGAGAGCTGGGCAGGCGTGTGGACGAGGGCCTTGACATCGTGGGCGTTCCGACTTCGTACGCGTCCGAGGCGCTGGCCATCGAGTGCAACATTCCGCTTTCGACGCTCGCCGAGTGCCCGGAGCTGGACATCGATATCGATGGCGCCGACCAGGTGGATTCCTCATTGAACGTCATCAAGGGCGGCGGGGCAGCCCACACGAAGGAAAAGATCGTCTCATGCTCTTCGAAGATGTTCGCCGTTGTCATCGACGGCAACAAGCTGAAGGACGTCCTCAACCGGGGCGTGCCCATCGAAGTGTTACCGTACGCCCGCAGGCTCGTCGAGAAGAAGATCGCCGGCCTGGGCGGCAAATGCACGGTCAGGACGGGCTCCGGTAAAGATGGCCCTACTATCTCCGATAACGGCAACTTCATCATGGACTGCGACTTCGGCGTTATTAATAAACCGGCGGCGCTGGCGGAAGCGCTGGCGCAGATACCGGGCCTGGTCGAGCACGGCATTTTCACCAACGCCGACTTCGTGTACGTGGGATACGAGGACAGGGTCGAGCGCCTGGAAAGGAAAAAATAA
- a CDS encoding amino acid permease: MVFPLIAELFRTKSVDQLKETAEKRGLKKALGPLDITLMGIGAIIGAGIFVLTGVAAANYAGPGIVLSFIISAFACVLVALIYSELASMVPVAGSTYTYTYAALGEVVAWVVGWDLILEYFFAVCMVSSGWSGYMVGIFRSAGIALPQYLAASPDAGGLINVPAMFIPLLIGFLLIRGTKESATVNRIIVFVKLAVIFIFIVLAVPKVDPANWTPFLPYGFQGVMAGAAIIFTAFLGFDAMSTTAEESGNPGRDLPIGIIGSLLICTALYVAVSGLLTGLVPYTELNNPEPVAYALSAVGYRLGSAIVAVGAIAGITTVLLVMMYGQTRIVFAMSRDGFLPDWVGRLHPKYGTPYMVTAVSAGAAAIVAGLVPIRILAELVNIGTLFAFILSAIGVFILRYKLPDLPRPFKAPAIHIVAPLAVIMCAVLMLMLPLATWVRFLLWFSFGLIIYFGYGYRHSRLSKEKAVELVSKK; the protein is encoded by the coding sequence ATGGTATTTCCTCTCATCGCCGAGCTCTTCCGCACGAAAAGCGTCGACCAGCTTAAGGAGACGGCAGAAAAGAGGGGCCTGAAGAAGGCGCTCGGCCCTCTCGACATTACTCTCATGGGCATCGGCGCCATCATCGGCGCCGGCATCTTTGTTTTGACCGGGGTGGCGGCCGCGAACTATGCCGGGCCTGGCATCGTTCTTTCGTTCATCATCAGCGCCTTCGCCTGCGTCCTGGTCGCTCTCATCTACTCGGAGCTGGCCTCGATGGTGCCTGTGGCCGGGAGCACGTATACTTACACGTACGCCGCTTTGGGCGAAGTCGTCGCCTGGGTCGTCGGCTGGGACCTCATACTGGAGTACTTTTTCGCCGTGTGCATGGTGTCCTCGGGCTGGTCGGGCTACATGGTAGGTATTTTTCGGTCGGCCGGCATAGCGCTCCCGCAGTACCTGGCCGCGTCACCGGATGCCGGGGGATTGATCAACGTTCCAGCCATGTTCATACCCCTGCTTATCGGGTTCCTGCTGATTCGCGGCACAAAGGAAAGCGCTACAGTCAATCGCATCATCGTATTTGTAAAGCTGGCCGTGATTTTCATCTTCATCGTCCTCGCCGTGCCGAAGGTGGATCCGGCGAACTGGACGCCATTCCTTCCATACGGGTTCCAGGGGGTGATGGCGGGAGCAGCCATCATATTCACAGCATTCTTAGGGTTCGACGCCATGTCCACTACCGCCGAGGAAAGTGGCAACCCCGGCCGGGACCTGCCCATAGGCATCATCGGCTCGCTACTCATTTGTACGGCCCTCTACGTGGCGGTATCAGGATTGCTCACGGGCCTCGTGCCCTATACGGAGCTGAACAACCCAGAGCCCGTGGCATACGCGCTGTCGGCGGTCGGCTACAGGCTGGGCTCGGCCATCGTGGCCGTCGGAGCCATTGCGGGCATCACCACAGTCCTCCTGGTCATGATGTATGGCCAGACCCGCATCGTGTTCGCCATGTCCCGGGACGGGTTCCTGCCCGACTGGGTCGGCAGGCTCCACCCGAAGTACGGCACCCCCTACATGGTCACGGCCGTATCGGCTGGCGCTGCCGCCATCGTGGCCGGCCTGGTGCCCATCCGGATCCTCGCAGAGCTGGTCAACATCGGCACGCTCTTCGCCTTTATCCTCTCCGCCATTGGCGTGTTCATATTGCGCTATAAGCTGCCCGACCTGCCCAGGCCATTCAAGGCCCCGGCCATACACATCGTGGCACCCCTGGCGGTCATCATGTGCGCGGTGCTCATGCTAATGCTCCCATTGGCGACCTGGGTACGGTTCCTGCTCTGGTTCAGCTTCGGGCTTATCATTTATTTCGGGTACGGCTACAGGCACAGCCGGCTGAGTAAGGAAAAAGCAGTAGAATTAGTAAGTAAGAAATAG
- a CDS encoding pyruvate ferredoxin oxidoreductase subunit gamma: protein MKEIRIHGRGGQGSVTAAELIAVAAFEDGKWSQAFPYFGTERRGAPVTAFARISDKKIRVRSQIYEPDYVIVQDPSLLPGVDVASGMKKDGLVIINTEMAPEDLKLNTPAKVKTIDATTIAISIIGKPIVNTALLGAFAGATGQIRLESVNKAIKDRFPGKVGEKNVEAVKKAYELMSR, encoded by the coding sequence TTGAAAGAAATACGAATACACGGGCGAGGCGGCCAGGGATCCGTCACTGCGGCCGAGCTCATCGCGGTCGCCGCGTTCGAGGACGGCAAGTGGAGCCAGGCCTTCCCCTACTTCGGGACGGAGAGGCGAGGCGCCCCCGTGACAGCGTTCGCGCGGATATCGGATAAAAAGATACGGGTCAGAAGCCAGATCTACGAGCCGGACTATGTCATCGTGCAGGACCCTTCCTTGTTGCCGGGCGTCGACGTGGCCAGCGGCATGAAGAAGGACGGCCTCGTCATCATCAACACCGAGATGGCGCCGGAGGACCTGAAGCTGAACACCCCGGCCAAGGTCAAAACCATCGACGCCACCACGATCGCCATCAGCATCATCGGCAAGCCCATCGTGAACACGGCGCTGCTGGGCGCGTTCGCGGGCGCGACGGGCCAGATCAGGCTGGAGTCGGTCAACAAGGCCATCAAGGACCGCTTCCCGGGCAAGGTCGGCGAGAAGAACGTCGAGGCCGTCAAGAAGGCCTACGAGCTCATGAGCAGGTGA